One genomic region from Xyrauchen texanus isolate HMW12.3.18 chromosome 4, RBS_HiC_50CHRs, whole genome shotgun sequence encodes:
- the LOC127638962 gene encoding 7SK snRNA methylphosphate capping enzyme-like — protein MIEMSLDKETVLSCEGQTDPSYQQHSEHSRNNTSIPGKTTGTSFSKKDSEEPRNETSQEHNDKNSTTGNGAVSECSVLGAESGSTKTQNDPQQSKPQQQRLNKRRNTMSAGFKHPCYGKRRRRANSESESVLPTNFLLGGNIFDPLNLNSLLDEEVNRALNAETPKSSPLPAKSRDPVEILIPRDITDPLNLNCPSTGGRNRLVSPLKNGGGKRRHRNKHHGAGSGGGGMVTQSDLPESKCCTEDQTGTTSHFKSGSVVDSLVPEALKEDNMLLISTFEVPCSKKPNLSTNGGELKEKIGCVPPTNDNSTVPPSANPTNPSSSKQRKRKRAMGRLEDGNGSNGARNWAPRSGGHSQPFYSPGPGPRTGGTDRPQQHLNHWRSQNNDNQHQQQQKKKFQFGNYNKYYGYRNPGLTEDPRICVLKPEWFQGKVVLDLGCNTGHLTLSIAKNWRPARIVGLDIDGALIHAARQNIRHYLSELHTEQARRFGENGEQNRVEYSKWDDLPEEEKKRKEKYGEGFRGEKEEHSSLENKKCSDGKNKYIDKGGMVDCGLAERENDKGNDAENKSTEADHEGVRGKIEDGECVGLPDGKHSFPVSLRISRGPIAGPPLSETNTNILPPGDFPANITFVKGNYVLESDALLQMQREEYDVILCLSVTKWVHLNWGDDGLKRLFQRVYRHLRPGGLFILEPQPWNSYSKRKKLTDAIYKNYHSICFKPEQFSSYLTTEVGFSSYELIGTPQNFSRGFQRPIYLFHKGPSPQK, from the exons ATGATAGAGATGTCACTTGACAAAGAAACTGTTTTATCATGTGAGGGGCAAACAGACCCATCTTATCAACAGCACTCAGAACATTCTCGAAACAATACCAGCATACCCGGAAAGACCACAGGTACAAGTTTCAGCAAAAAGGATAGTGAAGAACCAAGAAATGAGACATCACAGGAGCACAATGATAAAAACTCCACAACAGGTAACGGAGCAGTGAGTGAATGTAGCGTGCTTGGGGCCGAATCTGGGTCTACAAAGACCCAGAATGATCCTCAACAGTCAAAACCCCAACAGCAGAGACTCAACAAACGACGCAACACTATGAGTGCTGGCTTCAAGCACCCTTGTTATGGGAAGCGACGACGGCGTGCCAACTCCGAAAGCGAGTCGGTCCTGCCAACTAACTTCCTGCTGGGCGGGAACATTTTTGACCCGCTCAACCTCAACAGCCTTCTGGATGAAGAGGTTAACCGGGCCCTCAATGCAGAGACACCCAAGTCTTCGCCATTACCGGCCAAAAGCAGAGATCCTGTAGAGATCCTGATACCAAGAGATATCACAGACCCCCTCAATCTCAATTGCCCTAGCACAGGAGGCCGCAATCGGCTGGTGTCCCCCTTGAAAAATGGTGGAGGCAAGCGAAGACATCGGAACAAGCACCATGGAGCAGGTTCAGGAGGAGGTGGAATGGTCACACAATCTGATTTACCGGAGTCTAAATGTTGTACAGAAGATCAGACTGGAACCACATCACATTTTAAGTCAGGCAGTGTGGTGGACAGCCTCGTCCCTGAGGCCCTGAAAGAGGACAATATGCTATTGATCTCCACTTTTGAGGTTCCATGTTCAAAAAAACCTAATTTATCTACAAATGGCGGTGAACTGAAGGAAAAAATAGGATGTGTTCCACCCACCAATGACAATTCTACGGTACCGCCATCTGCAAACCCCACCAACCCTTCATCAAGCAAGCAGCGCAAACGTAAGCGGGCTATGGGGAGATTGGAGGATGGCAATGGTTCAAATGGGGCGAGAAACTGGGCTCCAAGATCCGGGGGGCATTCTCAGCCCTTTTACTCCCCAGGGCCAGGCCCTCGTACAGGTGGTACAGACAGGCCTCAACAGCATCTAAACCATTGGAGGTCACAGAACAATGACAACCAGCACCAACAACAGCAGAAAAAGAAGTTTCAGTTCGGCAACTATAACAAATACTATGGTTATCGGAACCCAGGGCTGACCGAAGATCCTCGTATCTGTGTTTTGAAACCTGAGTGGTTCCAAGGAAAGGTTGTGCTGGATCTGGGCTGCAACACCGGCCATCTGACGTTGTCCATCGCCAAGAACTGGCGACCGGCACGGATTGTGGGCCTGGATATCGATGGAGCCCTGATACATGCTGCCCGACAGAACATACGCCACTACCTCTCTGAACTCCACACAGAACAGGCCCGACGTTTTGGGGAAAATGGAGAACAGAATAGAGTAGAGTACAGCAAATGGGATGATttaccagaagaagaaaaaaagagaaaggagAAATATGGAGAAGGGTTTAGGGGAGAAAAAGAGGAGCATTCTTCACTTGAAAACAAAAAGTGTTCAGATGGAAAGAACAAATACATAGACAAAGGAGGGATGGTAGATTGTGGACTTGCAGAAAGAGAGAACGACAAAGGGAATGATGCAGAGAATAAGTCCACAGAGGCTGATCATGAAGGAGTGAGAGGGAAAATAGAGGATGGGGAATGTGTTGGCCTCCCTGATGGGAAGCATTCATTCCCTGTTTCACTCCGAATCTCAAGAGGACCCATAGCTGGCCCTCCTTTGTCTGAGACGAACACAAACATCCTCCCTCCTGGAGATTTCCCTGCCAACATCACCTTTGTCAAG GGGAACTATGTGCTGGAAAGTGATGCGCTGCTGCAGATGCAAAGGGAAGAGTATGACGTGATCCTGTGTTTGAGTGTGACAAAATGGGTCCACTTGAACTGGGGTGATGATGGACTTAAACGGCTCTTCCAAAGGGTTTACAGGCACCTGCGGCCAGGAGGACTCTTCATACTGGAGCCTCAGCCCTGGAACTCCTACAGCAAGAGAAAGAAACTCACT GATGCCATCTATAAGAATTATCATAGCATCTGCTTCAAACCAGAGCAGTTTTCCTCCTACCTGACTACCGAAGTTGGCTTCTCGAGTTATGAGCTCATCGGAACTCCACAGAATTTTTCTAGAG GTTTTCAGAGACCAATCTACCTTTTTCACAAAGGACCCTCGCCTCAAAAGTGA